In Arcobacter sp. CECT 8983, a single window of DNA contains:
- a CDS encoding ABC transporter substrate-binding protein, translated as MKLSSILKSALMSTLLVSSALQAKPVYVATTAIVEHPALDAVRDGVKQALIDNGYSGDKLKFTYESAQGKPDIASQIARKMVGEEPDIIVAIATPSAQAAVTATKSIPVVFSAVTDPLAAKLVPHLEKPSGNVTGLSDMANLKEHLELIKEFIPNLKAVGIPYNPGEANSVSMLASMKKEASKMGIEIVEAAAPKSSDVMIAAKQLVGKVDAIYCSTDNTIISAVESVVKVGIDAQVPVFASDTSTVERGAVAAVGYNYFDMGKQTGDIVVRILKGEKPGNIDVKMAKGTDLYINLKMAKKMGVKVPESVLEKATKTIK; from the coding sequence ATGAAATTAAGTTCAATTCTTAAAAGTGCTCTTATGTCAACACTTTTAGTATCTTCTGCTTTACAAGCTAAACCTGTATATGTTGCAACAACTGCAATTGTAGAACATCCAGCATTAGATGCTGTAAGAGATGGAGTTAAACAAGCATTAATTGACAATGGTTATAGTGGTGATAAACTTAAGTTTACTTATGAAAGTGCTCAAGGAAAACCAGATATTGCTTCACAAATTGCAAGAAAAATGGTAGGTGAAGAGCCTGATATCATTGTTGCTATTGCAACACCATCAGCTCAAGCAGCAGTTACTGCTACTAAATCAATTCCAGTTGTATTTTCAGCTGTAACAGATCCTTTAGCTGCAAAACTTGTTCCACATTTAGAAAAACCAAGTGGAAATGTTACAGGTCTGTCTGATATGGCAAATCTTAAAGAGCATTTAGAGTTAATAAAAGAGTTTATCCCTAATCTGAAAGCTGTAGGAATTCCATACAATCCAGGTGAAGCTAACTCTGTATCAATGTTAGCTTCGATGAAAAAAGAAGCTTCTAAAATGGGAATTGAAATTGTTGAAGCAGCAGCTCCAAAATCTTCTGATGTAATGATTGCAGCTAAACAATTAGTTGGTAAAGTAGATGCTATTTATTGTTCAACTGATAATACTATTATCTCAGCTGTTGAATCTGTTGTAAAAGTTGGTATTGATGCTCAAGTTCCAGTTTTTGCTAGTGATACAAGTACAGTTGAAAGAGGAGCAGTTGCAGCTGTTGGTTATAACTACTTCGATATGGGCAAACAAACTGGTGATATTGTTGTAAGAATTTTAAAGGGTGAAAAACCAGGAAATATTGATGTAAAAATGGCAAAAGGAACAGACCTATATATTAATTTAAAAATGGCTAAAAAAATGGGTGTTAAAGTTCCAGAATCAGTACTTGAAAAAGCTACTAAAACTATTAAATAA
- a CDS encoding ABC transporter permease, protein MSLYAFLGTLEIGFIYGLVAMGVYLTFRILDFPDLTVDGSFTLGAAATAALIVSGVNPYLATLLGTLAAACAGIVTAWLNLRFNILHLLASILTMTALYTINLRVMGKPNLSLIMEPTMLTPFEDLGIPAMYLKVIFVAVCAIIGGLLLAWFLYTQYGLAMRAVGSNKRMAQANGIVVKEKVYVGLALSNGLVGLGGALFAQTSGFADSTMGIGTIVVGLAAVIIGESLFGTKSMLVVVLSCILGSIFYRIAVSMALNADFLGFQASDLNLITAVLVTLSLIFPKLRSEYKSKKAKRKKV, encoded by the coding sequence TTGTCACTTTATGCTTTTTTAGGAACACTTGAAATAGGGTTCATTTATGGTTTAGTTGCAATGGGAGTCTATCTTACTTTCCGTATTTTAGATTTTCCAGATTTAACTGTTGATGGAAGTTTTACATTAGGAGCAGCTGCAACTGCTGCTCTAATAGTCTCTGGAGTAAACCCTTATTTAGCAACTTTATTAGGTACACTTGCAGCTGCTTGTGCTGGTATTGTTACAGCTTGGTTAAATTTACGTTTTAATATTCTTCATCTGTTAGCAAGTATTCTTACAATGACTGCTTTATACACAATAAATCTTCGTGTGATGGGAAAACCAAACCTTTCTTTAATAATGGAGCCTACTATGTTAACTCCCTTTGAAGATTTAGGAATACCAGCTATGTATCTAAAAGTTATATTTGTAGCTGTTTGTGCAATTATTGGTGGTTTATTATTGGCGTGGTTCTTATATACTCAATATGGTTTAGCAATGAGAGCAGTTGGTTCTAATAAAAGAATGGCACAAGCAAATGGTATTGTAGTAAAAGAAAAAGTTTATGTAGGACTTGCTTTATCAAATGGTTTAGTAGGACTAGGAGGAGCTTTATTTGCACAAACAAGTGGTTTTGCAGATTCAACAATGGGAATTGGAACTATTGTTGTAGGACTTGCTGCTGTTATTATAGGTGAATCTTTATTTGGAACAAAATCAATGTTGGTTGTTGTATTAAGTTGTATTCTAGGTTCTATTTTTTATAGAATTGCTGTATCTATGGCACTTAATGCAGACTTTTTAGGTTTCCAAGCATCTGATTTAAATCTAATTACAGCTGTACTTGTTACCTTATCATTAATATTCCCAAAATTAAGAAGTGAATATAAATCAAAAAAAGCAAAAAGGAAAAAAGTATGA
- a CDS encoding ABC transporter ATP-binding protein, translated as MIACKDLHVTFNHGLATEKLALRGVDLTIPAGEFVTVIGSNGAGKSTLLNTIAGDIEATHGQIFFNDRDVTALPASGRTKDIARVFQDPLAGTCGDLTVEENMCLAYGRGKKGTLSLALNSKLRKLFKEQLSRLNLGLEDRLTSQMGLLSGGQRQSVSLLMSALQPSSILLLDEHTAALDPKTAALIMDITSQIIEEKSLTVMMVTHSMRQALDHGSRTIMLHEGKIIFDLTGKERSGYEVKDLLNLFALARQDGEELDDDKLLLDS; from the coding sequence ATGATTGCTTGTAAAGATTTACATGTTACTTTTAATCATGGTTTAGCAACTGAAAAGTTAGCTTTAAGAGGCGTTGATTTAACTATACCTGCTGGTGAGTTTGTAACTGTTATTGGCTCAAATGGTGCAGGAAAATCAACCTTACTTAATACTATTGCAGGTGATATTGAAGCAACACATGGACAGATATTTTTTAATGATAGAGATGTTACAGCCTTACCAGCATCAGGTCGAACAAAAGATATTGCAAGAGTATTTCAAGATCCGCTTGCTGGAACTTGTGGGGATTTAACAGTTGAAGAGAATATGTGTCTAGCTTATGGTAGAGGCAAAAAAGGTACTTTATCTTTAGCATTAAATAGCAAACTTAGAAAACTTTTTAAAGAGCAGTTAAGTAGGCTTAATCTAGGACTTGAAGATAGATTAACTTCTCAAATGGGTCTTTTATCTGGAGGTCAGCGACAATCAGTTAGTCTTTTAATGTCTGCTTTACAACCAAGTAGTATTTTACTTTTAGACGAACATACAGCAGCTTTAGATCCAAAAACAGCTGCACTTATTATGGATATTACTTCACAAATTATTGAAGAAAAATCATTAACAGTAATGATGGTAACTCACTCTATGAGACAAGCTTTAGACCATGGATCTAGGACTATTATGTTACATGAAGGTAAAATTATCTTTGATTTAACAGGTAAAGAAAGATCTGGTTATGAAGTGAAAGATCTACTTAATTTATTTGCCCTTGCAAGACAAGATGGCGAAGAATTAGATGATGATAAATTATTATTAGACAGTTAA
- a CDS encoding urease accessory protein UreD produces MSISINFKDEVFSLNKLQLPTRYYYFSEEENYIKLLSIGEGIFPKDRIKTNIKLEDSNSIITTESATKVYPSKKEYGINYLNIKLENSNLEFLNDELILYKDSKLLQLLRIDADENSTFFYSDILTQGRSYEHFDFDSMLVRNKFLCNKKLEYYENFEVLGKDLKDYIKRHESENYIYLKIYIKTKDNEEFLKTLHKKGFDSFTFSKSKKMILGSISSNKMIDIKNRQKELWNIYRKNIDKKEFNLGKQ; encoded by the coding sequence ATGAGTATCTCAATAAATTTTAAAGATGAAGTATTTTCATTAAATAAACTACAACTTCCAACAAGATATTACTATTTTAGTGAAGAAGAAAACTATATAAAGCTTCTAAGCATTGGGGAAGGAATCTTCCCAAAGGATAGAATTAAAACAAATATTAAACTTGAAGATTCAAACTCAATTATTACAACTGAATCAGCAACAAAAGTTTATCCATCAAAAAAAGAGTATGGAATAAACTATCTAAATATCAAGTTAGAAAACTCAAATTTAGAATTTCTAAATGATGAACTAATTTTATATAAAGACTCAAAACTTTTACAACTACTTAGAATAGATGCCGATGAAAATTCTACTTTCTTTTACTCTGATATCTTAACTCAAGGGAGAAGTTATGAGCATTTTGATTTTGATTCTATGTTAGTTAGAAATAAATTTTTATGTAATAAAAAGCTTGAATATTACGAAAACTTTGAAGTATTAGGAAAAGATTTAAAAGATTATATTAAAAGGCATGAAAGTGAAAACTATATCTATTTAAAAATATATATCAAAACAAAAGACAATGAAGAGTTTTTAAAAACTTTACATAAAAAGGGATTTGATTCATTTACTTTTTCAAAATCTAAAAAAATGATTTTAGGATCTATTTCTTCAAATAAAATGATTGATATAAAAAACAGACAAAAAGAACTTTGGAATATATATAGAAAAAATATTGATAAAAAAGAGTTTAATCTAGGGAAACAGTAA
- the urtE gene encoding urea ABC transporter ATP-binding subunit UrtE — MINIKNLNQFYGQSHTLWDLNLEIEKAKCTCLMGRNGVGKTTLAKAIMGLIPIKNGQIVFEDKDISKLGSEKRAGLGIGYVPQGREIFPQLTVKENLEIGLLGNRNGLKQVPDKIYELFPVLKDMLKRKGGDLSGGQQQQLAIGRALCLEPKLLILDEPSEGIQPNIVQQIGGVIDYLTKEEKITVILVEQKLPFARRHGDDFYLLDRGNVVAKGEIDDLNDQIVEQYLSV; from the coding sequence ATGATAAACATTAAAAATTTAAACCAATTTTATGGACAAAGTCACACTCTTTGGGATTTAAACTTAGAGATTGAAAAAGCAAAATGTACTTGTCTTATGGGAAGAAATGGAGTTGGTAAAACAACTTTAGCAAAAGCTATTATGGGATTAATTCCAATAAAAAATGGTCAAATAGTTTTTGAAGACAAAGACATAAGTAAACTTGGTAGTGAAAAAAGAGCAGGACTTGGAATAGGTTATGTTCCACAAGGAAGGGAAATATTTCCTCAACTAACAGTTAAAGAAAATCTAGAAATAGGGCTTTTAGGTAATAGAAATGGCTTAAAGCAAGTTCCTGATAAAATATATGAATTATTTCCAGTTTTGAAAGATATGCTAAAAAGAAAAGGTGGAGACCTTTCTGGTGGTCAACAACAACAATTAGCAATTGGGCGAGCTTTATGTTTAGAACCTAAACTTCTAATCCTTGATGAGCCAAGTGAAGGTATTCAACCAAATATCGTACAACAAATTGGAGGAGTAATAGACTATCTTACAAAAGAGGAGAAGATAACTGTTATATTAGTTGAACAAAAGTTACCATTTGCAAGACGACACGGAGATGATTTCTATCTGCTTGATAGGGGAAATGTTGTTGCAAAAGGTGAGATTGATGATCTAAATGATCAAATAGTAGAACAGTACTTATCAGTATAA
- the urtD gene encoding urea ABC transporter ATP-binding protein UrtD, with protein sequence MLLLKHNQEQNVGDLKKGDRILYLDDVTVSFDGFKALNSLSLSIEYEELRCIIGANGAGKSTMMDVITGKTKPDKGDVIFGKAANLLELDEPNIAEIGIGRKFQKPTVFEGHTIFENLELAMKEDKRFYKTLFASLSGEQKDKIEETMGLIGLKEHYQNRASILSHGQKQWLEIGMLLMQSPKLLLVDEPVAGMTPGEVEKTAQILTELSKSHSVVVVEHDMEFIRSIAKKVTVLHEGSVLAEGSMKEVQNNEKVRKVYLGE encoded by the coding sequence ATGTTACTGCTTAAGCACAATCAAGAACAAAATGTAGGAGATTTAAAAAAAGGTGACAGAATTCTTTATTTAGATGATGTTACTGTTAGCTTCGATGGATTTAAAGCTTTAAACTCTTTATCTTTATCAATTGAATATGAAGAGTTAAGATGTATCATTGGAGCAAATGGTGCAGGAAAATCAACAATGATGGATGTTATTACAGGAAAAACAAAGCCAGATAAAGGGGATGTTATTTTTGGAAAAGCAGCTAATCTTTTAGAATTAGATGAACCAAATATTGCCGAAATTGGTATTGGAAGGAAATTCCAAAAGCCTACAGTTTTTGAAGGGCATACAATTTTTGAAAACCTTGAACTTGCAATGAAAGAAGATAAAAGATTCTATAAAACATTATTTGCAAGTTTGAGTGGAGAACAAAAAGATAAAATAGAAGAGACTATGGGGTTAATAGGACTAAAAGAGCATTATCAAAATCGTGCTTCAATTCTTTCACATGGGCAAAAACAGTGGCTTGAAATAGGAATGCTTCTTATGCAAAGCCCTAAACTTCTACTTGTAGATGAACCAGTTGCAGGTATGACTCCAGGGGAAGTTGAAAAAACTGCACAAATATTAACAGAACTTTCAAAAAGTCACTCAGTTGTTGTCGTAGAACATGATATGGAGTTTATTAGAAGTATTGCAAAAAAGGTTACTGTACTTCATGAAGGTTCAGTTTTAGCAGAAGGTTCTATGAAAGAAGTTCAAAATAATGAGAAAGTAAGAAAAGTATATCTAGGAGAGTAA